The following proteins are encoded in a genomic region of Galbibacter sp. BG1:
- the rsfS gene encoding ribosome silencing factor — translation MAKTNSSADQLITFILKGIEEVKGKDVNILDLRDIENTVCDYFIICNGTSNTQVNAIVNSIQKIVSREAKDKPWHVEGTDNAEWVLMDYVNVVVHVFQKHVREYYDIEGLWGDAKVTAISN, via the coding sequence ATGGCAAAAACGAATAGTAGCGCAGATCAATTAATAACATTTATCTTAAAAGGGATTGAAGAGGTTAAGGGAAAAGATGTAAATATTTTAGACTTAAGAGATATTGAGAATACGGTTTGCGATTACTTCATAATCTGTAACGGTACTTCAAATACGCAGGTAAACGCCATCGTAAATTCCATTCAGAAAATAGTAAGCCGTGAGGCTAAAGACAAACCTTGGCATGTAGAAGGAACCGACAATGCCGAATGGGTACTTATGGACTACGTGAATGTGGTTGTGCATGTTTTTCAAAAACATGTACGCGAATATTACGATATTGAAGGATTATGGGGCGATGCAAAGGTAACCGCTATTTCTAATTAA